Proteins from one Chitinophaga oryzae genomic window:
- a CDS encoding efflux RND transporter periplasmic adaptor subunit, giving the protein MTYKPVSSLILATLLAACGSKEVRQEQQAPVKVTATKVSYNDMPQTFTYSGTIEPDNTADIGFAVPGVVNGILVEEGQQVQQGQLLATLDATEYSNALAIASAGLNQAEDLYGRLHDLYQKGSLPAKDYIDIQTKLAQAKANKAISAKRIADSKLYAPITGIISARKIERGSAAAPGVPAFTIVKTDMVYARASVPESEVGAISRGGSAKVYIPTLQDSMEGKITIINPQADAASRTYSIKIKLSNSNGRLLPGMLADIRLNTGRSANNLTVPATAVVRDADDLTYVFITNGQRQAVRKRVTVGALTGKNEVVITTGLQGGEQVITSGLTNIKDGTAVSL; this is encoded by the coding sequence ATGACGTACAAACCCGTTTCTTCTTTGATCCTCGCCACCCTGCTGGCCGCCTGCGGCAGCAAGGAAGTACGGCAGGAGCAACAGGCACCGGTAAAAGTGACCGCCACCAAAGTCAGCTACAATGATATGCCGCAGACCTTCACCTACTCCGGCACCATAGAGCCTGACAACACCGCCGATATTGGTTTTGCCGTACCGGGCGTAGTCAACGGCATCCTCGTGGAAGAGGGGCAGCAGGTACAACAGGGTCAGTTGCTGGCCACCCTCGACGCTACGGAATACAGCAATGCGCTGGCCATCGCCAGTGCGGGGCTGAACCAGGCGGAAGACCTGTATGGCCGCCTGCATGATCTGTACCAGAAAGGAAGCCTTCCCGCCAAAGATTATATCGACATCCAGACCAAACTGGCGCAGGCCAAAGCCAACAAGGCTATCAGCGCCAAACGCATCGCCGACAGCAAATTGTATGCGCCGATCACCGGTATCATCAGCGCCCGTAAGATAGAAAGAGGCAGCGCAGCCGCCCCCGGTGTACCGGCATTCACCATTGTAAAAACAGACATGGTATATGCCCGTGCTTCCGTGCCTGAAAGTGAAGTAGGCGCCATCTCCCGCGGCGGCAGCGCCAAAGTATATATCCCGACGTTGCAGGACAGCATGGAAGGTAAAATCACCATCATCAATCCACAGGCTGATGCTGCCTCCCGCACCTATAGCATCAAAATAAAATTATCCAATAGCAACGGACGGCTGCTTCCCGGTATGCTGGCTGACATCCGGCTGAACACCGGCAGAAGCGCCAACAACCTGACAGTTCCCGCCACCGCCGTAGTGCGTGATGCCGATGACCTTACCTATGTCTTCATCACCAACGGACAACGGCAGGCTGTCCGTAAAAGAGTCACCGTAGGCGCCCTCACCGGCAAAAACGAAGTCGTGATCACCACCGGCCTGCAGGGCGGCGAACAAGTGATCACCTCGGGGCTTACCAACATCAAAGACGGTACCGCTGTAAGCCTGTAA
- a CDS encoding efflux RND transporter periplasmic adaptor subunit has protein sequence MAPAHVAATVVRSNENASQNIVLFDNPDITASYTEMLQHIISIREKGNIIRQKKAIAAQKQIELDRFRDLAEHGAGTGKDVSDAKTDLISAQTDMAIAETDLANEKTSIIEHESKLKLAGFDPQSLVTAKADKTWLICEMPENQITKVKEGSSCQLQFNSYPGETFTGIIENIGEVVDNITRMVKLRITVADIQHKLRAGMYATVKFGVSEGNTLSVPRAAVVTVQGKNYVFVKTDDRTFIRREVMTGAQVGDRMVVLTGVQPGDQVVTDGSMQLKGISFGY, from the coding sequence ATGGCGCCCGCACACGTAGCCGCCACCGTAGTACGCTCCAACGAAAACGCTTCCCAGAACATCGTGCTGTTCGACAACCCGGACATCACCGCCAGCTACACCGAAATGTTGCAGCACATCATCAGCATCCGGGAAAAAGGTAATATCATCCGGCAGAAAAAAGCCATCGCCGCGCAGAAACAAATAGAACTGGACCGCTTCAGAGACCTCGCCGAACACGGCGCCGGCACCGGCAAAGACGTCTCCGACGCCAAAACAGACCTCATCTCTGCACAAACAGACATGGCCATTGCTGAAACAGACCTCGCCAACGAAAAAACATCGATCATCGAGCATGAGTCCAAACTGAAACTGGCCGGCTTCGACCCCCAGTCGCTCGTCACCGCCAAAGCAGATAAAACCTGGCTCATCTGCGAAATGCCGGAAAACCAGATCACCAAAGTAAAGGAAGGCAGCAGCTGTCAACTGCAGTTCAACTCCTATCCCGGCGAAACATTTACCGGCATCATCGAAAACATAGGCGAAGTGGTGGATAACATCACCCGCATGGTGAAACTAAGGATCACGGTTGCGGACATCCAGCATAAACTCCGCGCCGGCATGTACGCCACCGTGAAATTCGGCGTCAGCGAAGGCAACACCCTCTCCGTGCCCCGCGCCGCCGTAGTCACCGTACAAGGTAAAAACTACGTCTTCGTGAAAACAGACGACCGCACTTTCATCCGCCGCGAAGTGATGACCGGCGCCCAGGTAGGCGACCGCATGGTGGTGCTCACCGGCGTGCAGCCCGGCGACCAGGTGGTGACAGACGGCTCCATGCAGTTAAAAGGTATTTCATTCGGCTACTAA
- a CDS encoding TolC family protein yields the protein MRYAIFLIFSCTVGLPLVSGAQTTLTLPGALHAARNNNPFLKPASLNTAIAQSDVVTARLRPNPVLNNQTLHLTDARQWAPDSRFYNGKNNQYWWQLTKQFQLAGQRKYKQQFAAGNVTVAEKAYADTERGVLTETGNKWLDVWYNKVNLELIVEARQNVDSLVKTQEIRLKNQVISSSELARTQLLLEQYQIEYQNAAQRYRNELQNLKLLTGQTDSLTIDDQDPVTSLEMTQQLDNLVSLSMAKRPDVQQAQATITTAKSNISLQRSLAIPSPELGFIWNPQNTVPYFGIFATIELPFFSRNQGEIKKSRILLQQSEQSLSALQQQVSTEVQATWHTYQVNQQTVEKYKNILPKADNILQSVRYAYTKGGTTIIDFLDAQRTWFDTQKMYYDALYNYRKSYLQLLQVTGLINQL from the coding sequence ATGCGTTACGCCATTTTTCTTATTTTCTCGTGCACGGTAGGCCTGCCACTGGTATCAGGGGCACAGACTACCCTTACCTTGCCAGGTGCACTCCATGCCGCCAGAAACAACAACCCTTTCCTTAAACCGGCCAGCCTTAACACGGCCATCGCCCAAAGCGATGTGGTCACCGCACGGCTCAGGCCCAACCCGGTCCTGAACAACCAGACCCTGCACCTGACAGACGCCCGGCAATGGGCGCCCGACAGCCGGTTCTATAACGGAAAAAACAACCAGTACTGGTGGCAGCTCACCAAACAGTTCCAACTGGCAGGTCAACGGAAATACAAACAACAATTCGCCGCCGGTAACGTGACGGTCGCCGAAAAAGCCTATGCCGACACGGAAAGAGGCGTACTCACCGAAACAGGCAACAAATGGCTCGACGTATGGTATAATAAGGTCAACCTCGAACTGATCGTGGAAGCGAGACAGAACGTGGACAGCCTTGTGAAAACACAGGAAATACGCCTGAAAAACCAGGTGATCAGCTCCAGCGAACTGGCTCGTACCCAACTTCTGCTGGAACAATACCAGATCGAATACCAAAACGCAGCACAACGTTACCGCAACGAACTGCAAAACCTGAAACTGCTCACCGGGCAGACCGACAGCCTTACCATCGACGATCAGGACCCCGTTACCTCCCTGGAGATGACGCAGCAGCTGGACAACCTCGTGTCCCTCTCCATGGCCAAACGCCCCGACGTACAACAGGCGCAGGCTACCATCACCACCGCGAAAAGCAACATCTCCCTGCAACGGTCGCTGGCCATCCCCAGCCCCGAACTGGGCTTCATCTGGAACCCACAAAATACCGTCCCCTACTTCGGCATATTCGCTACTATCGAACTGCCGTTCTTCAGCCGCAACCAGGGCGAAATAAAAAAATCCAGGATACTGCTGCAACAGTCTGAACAGTCATTGTCAGCCCTGCAGCAACAGGTCAGCACAGAAGTACAGGCCACCTGGCATACCTACCAGGTCAACCAGCAGACCGTGGAGAAATACAAAAACATCCTGCCCAAAGCGGATAATATCCTGCAATCGGTCAGGTACGCCTATACGAAAGGTGGCACCACCATCATAGATTTCCTGGACGCACAACGGACCTGGTTCGATACCCAGAAAATGTACTACGACGCACTGTACAACTACCGTAAAAGCTACCTCCAATTATTACAGGTAACCGGATTGATTAATCAACTATAA
- a CDS encoding TetR/AcrR family transcriptional regulator, whose product MKEEWHQLLDSSISLFARKGIRATSTDEIARDCGLHKRCFYEHFNSKESLVARIIHTWLEKTERYLSFNRHISSSAVIEMSNFFRVSERVVQTTQPVFFRDLQELYPAIWDSVVQFREGPLAVFLRQNIQRGQKEDVYRRNLDLVLLEKLYFTPLQLVMEDRIPPDCPISSACRELNIIYLHGLVNLKGMKLIYEKQVN is encoded by the coding sequence ATGAAAGAAGAATGGCATCAGCTGCTCGACAGCAGTATTTCCCTCTTTGCCCGGAAAGGGATACGGGCTACCAGCACAGACGAAATTGCCCGGGACTGCGGGCTCCACAAACGATGCTTCTATGAACATTTCAACAGCAAAGAAAGCCTGGTAGCCCGTATTATACACACCTGGCTGGAAAAAACGGAACGGTACCTGTCATTCAACCGGCACATCTCTTCCAGCGCCGTCATCGAGATGAGCAATTTTTTCCGTGTATCCGAAAGGGTGGTACAGACGACACAGCCGGTTTTTTTCCGTGACTTACAGGAGCTGTATCCGGCCATATGGGACAGTGTGGTACAGTTCCGCGAAGGACCGCTGGCGGTCTTCCTGCGGCAGAATATCCAACGGGGGCAGAAGGAAGATGTGTACCGCCGCAACCTTGACCTGGTACTGTTGGAAAAACTGTACTTCACCCCTTTGCAGCTGGTCATGGAAGACAGGATACCACCGGACTGCCCTATTTCCAGCGCCTGCCGGGAGTTGAATATTATTTATCTCCATGGGCTGGTGAACCTGAAGGGCATGAAACTGATCTATGAGAAACAGGTAAATTAA
- a CDS encoding DUF190 domain-containing protein produces the protein MLQAQIFINKDDMYGTRPLYEYIMQLLMNNNVKGATVYRGVMGFGVHQRMKRPDEIFSFDEPPMMITLIDEDDKVREVLTLLRSTYKGGFIITHHVDQFEA, from the coding sequence ATGCTACAGGCACAAATCTTTATCAACAAAGACGACATGTACGGTACCCGCCCCCTGTACGAATACATCATGCAGCTGCTGATGAACAACAACGTTAAAGGAGCTACCGTATACCGCGGTGTCATGGGCTTCGGCGTCCACCAGCGCATGAAACGCCCGGATGAAATCTTCTCTTTCGACGAACCTCCCATGATGATCACCCTCATCGATGAAGACGATAAAGTACGGGAAGTACTCACCCTGCTGAGAAGCACCTATAAAGGAGGCTTTATTATTACCCATCACGTAGATCAATTTGAAGCATGA
- a CDS encoding efflux RND transporter permease subunit: MKKAKISFIEAAMQFKQVTIVVVALLLLLGLYSLLNMPRAENPKIDMPTAMVYAFYPGADEVQMEKQVTNKIEQYLFSFEEVNKEKTKSQTKDGQVFITVELHTSIKDRKKFWSTLQHGLNSAAPQILPQGVIGPVVNSNFGDVTAQIITVSSPQRSYAEIEKYLDKIEDGLKTIPEVSKINRSGGQKQQLYVTIDDQKMQQYGFDLSTIIRTLQMQNITGYSGEMTIASNTFPVFTNSRYKTADDLGNQIIYTTPQGTVVRLRDVARIERRYEEPASFIRIGEDKVMMLAIEMQPGNNIVQFGHLVEDRLKALGQELPPDVKIKTIVNQPEVVGESIRHFMKEFGLAIASVIIVVMLLLPLRVAAVSSLAAPISILITFGLINIMGIELHQVTLAALIIVLGMVVDNAIVVVDNYIEKLDEGITPWTAAWQAAKQLSLPIFTATLAIIFAFAPLALFMHGISKDFIAALPVTVAVALITSMAVALLLTPYTCYVFIKKGLKHKVSTAKKSKSLLDRLQHGFNIAAEAAFSYPRTTVGIAVAAVIIAVVLAGKVKQEFFPLSESKQFNAEIWMANGTSLEETERVVKLVEQALQKDKRVTGIASFVGSSSPRFNVTYAPEMPRRNFAQVFITTTGSDATNELVKEYLPKFENFIPNGNIRLRQLSMQEGSPLAVRVIGDNLSDQKKVAEQVKEILQRTPGTNWVRSDYEDDYLGVSLNIKEDAAARLGVPNQLITQTIGAGLKGFAVSQLWEGDKPVDIFLRMEAGSRKDFNDLGNLHLNSLYGAKVPLKEVASLEPSWHTGVIAHRNGLRTLTVLSEAQKGIMASEILKKAQPEIEKLQLPAGIRIQYGGDAESSGENAPGMGKALGTSLVLILLTLLFQFKTFGKTLIILATFPLSLLGAFLGLYLTGNPMGMTAFMGIISLIGIVVRNGIILVDYADELVRDHDYTIKAAALAAAKRRMRPIFLTSAAAAIGVVPMIIGKSPLWAPLGSVLASGLIVSMILTLFVVPVLYYLFVRPAPAPVVAPDHDTEIMYKPAH, translated from the coding sequence ATGAAAAAAGCAAAAATAAGTTTCATAGAAGCGGCCATGCAGTTCAAACAGGTGACCATCGTTGTGGTGGCACTGTTACTGCTGCTGGGGCTTTATTCCCTCCTGAACATGCCCAGGGCGGAGAACCCAAAGATAGATATGCCAACAGCCATGGTATATGCTTTCTATCCGGGCGCCGACGAAGTGCAGATGGAAAAACAGGTGACCAATAAAATTGAACAATACCTGTTCTCCTTTGAAGAAGTGAACAAAGAGAAAACCAAGTCACAAACGAAAGACGGACAGGTTTTCATCACCGTAGAACTGCATACCAGCATCAAAGACCGGAAGAAGTTCTGGAGCACCCTGCAACACGGCCTTAACAGCGCCGCCCCGCAAATACTGCCACAAGGCGTAATAGGCCCGGTAGTGAACAGCAACTTCGGTGACGTAACAGCACAGATCATCACCGTGTCTTCCCCCCAACGCAGCTACGCAGAAATAGAAAAATACCTGGATAAAATAGAAGACGGGCTCAAGACTATTCCGGAAGTGTCTAAAATAAACCGATCCGGTGGCCAGAAGCAACAGCTCTATGTAACAATCGACGATCAGAAAATGCAGCAGTATGGTTTTGACCTGTCTACTATTATCCGGACGCTGCAGATGCAAAACATTACCGGTTACTCCGGCGAGATGACCATTGCCTCCAACACCTTCCCTGTGTTCACCAACAGCCGGTACAAAACAGCAGACGACCTGGGCAACCAAATCATTTATACCACGCCACAAGGCACGGTGGTACGCCTGCGCGACGTGGCCCGCATAGAGCGGCGCTATGAAGAACCGGCTTCGTTTATCCGTATCGGTGAAGACAAAGTAATGATGCTCGCCATTGAAATGCAGCCGGGCAATAACATCGTACAGTTTGGTCACCTCGTGGAAGACAGGCTGAAAGCACTCGGACAGGAACTGCCACCAGATGTAAAAATCAAGACCATCGTGAACCAGCCGGAAGTGGTGGGTGAAAGCATCCGGCACTTTATGAAAGAATTCGGCCTGGCTATCGCCTCCGTGATCATCGTGGTGATGTTGCTGCTGCCTTTACGCGTAGCCGCCGTATCCTCCCTCGCCGCTCCCATCTCCATCCTGATCACCTTCGGGCTGATCAACATCATGGGCATAGAGCTGCACCAGGTAACGCTGGCCGCCCTGATTATCGTACTGGGCATGGTAGTGGACAATGCCATTGTAGTGGTAGACAACTACATCGAAAAGCTCGATGAGGGCATCACGCCCTGGACAGCCGCCTGGCAGGCCGCCAAACAGTTGTCGCTCCCCATTTTTACCGCCACGCTGGCCATCATCTTCGCCTTTGCACCGCTGGCGCTCTTTATGCACGGCATATCCAAAGACTTCATCGCCGCCCTTCCGGTGACGGTCGCCGTAGCGCTGATCACCTCTATGGCCGTGGCTTTGCTGCTCACGCCGTACACCTGCTACGTGTTCATCAAAAAAGGATTAAAACATAAAGTCAGCACCGCCAAAAAAAGTAAAAGCCTGCTGGACAGGCTGCAACACGGCTTCAACATCGCTGCTGAAGCAGCTTTTAGTTATCCCAGAACAACCGTGGGCATAGCCGTGGCGGCAGTTATCATTGCCGTGGTACTGGCAGGGAAAGTAAAACAGGAGTTTTTCCCGCTGAGTGAAAGCAAACAATTCAATGCGGAAATATGGATGGCCAACGGCACATCCCTTGAAGAGACAGAGCGGGTGGTGAAACTGGTAGAGCAGGCGTTGCAGAAAGACAAGCGGGTGACCGGCATCGCCAGCTTCGTGGGTTCCAGTTCCCCCCGTTTTAACGTAACCTATGCGCCGGAGATGCCGCGGCGGAACTTCGCACAGGTGTTCATCACCACCACCGGCAGCGATGCCACCAATGAACTGGTGAAAGAATACCTCCCGAAGTTTGAGAACTTCATCCCTAACGGGAACATACGCCTGCGGCAGTTGAGCATGCAGGAAGGTTCTCCGCTGGCCGTCCGCGTTATCGGCGACAACCTGAGCGACCAGAAAAAGGTGGCGGAGCAGGTGAAAGAGATACTGCAGCGTACCCCGGGCACCAACTGGGTGCGGTCTGATTATGAAGACGACTACCTGGGTGTGAGCCTGAATATCAAAGAAGATGCAGCGGCCAGGCTGGGCGTGCCCAACCAGCTGATCACACAGACGATAGGCGCCGGCCTCAAAGGTTTTGCCGTATCCCAACTATGGGAAGGCGATAAACCGGTAGATATCTTTCTGCGCATGGAAGCCGGCAGCCGCAAGGACTTCAACGATCTGGGCAACCTGCATCTCAACAGCCTGTACGGTGCTAAGGTGCCCCTGAAGGAAGTAGCCTCGCTGGAACCCTCCTGGCATACCGGTGTGATAGCCCACCGCAATGGCCTGCGTACGCTCACCGTATTGTCCGAAGCACAGAAAGGCATTATGGCCTCAGAGATACTAAAGAAAGCACAACCCGAAATCGAAAAGCTGCAGCTGCCTGCCGGCATCCGTATACAGTATGGCGGCGACGCGGAATCTTCCGGTGAGAATGCGCCGGGGATGGGCAAAGCGTTGGGCACCAGCCTCGTCCTGATCCTGCTCACGCTGTTGTTCCAGTTCAAAACCTTCGGTAAAACGCTGATCATCCTTGCCACATTTCCATTAAGCCTGCTGGGAGCGTTCCTCGGGCTGTATCTCACCGGCAACCCGATGGGCATGACCGCCTTCATGGGCATTATCAGCCTGATCGGCATTGTGGTACGTAACGGTATTATCCTGGTAGACTATGCCGATGAGCTGGTCCGCGACCACGACTATACGATAAAAGCAGCTGCACTCGCCGCCGCCAAACGCCGTATGCGTCCCATTTTCCTGACATCGGCGGCTGCCGCTATCGGCGTGGTGCCGATGATCATCGGCAAGTCACCGCTGTGGGCGCCCCTGGGCAGTGTACTGGCCTCCGGCCTGATCGTGTCCATGATATTGACGCTGTTTGTTGTGCCCGTGCTGTACTACCTGTTTGTACGCCCGGCGCCCGCACCGGTGGTAGCACCGGACCACGACACGGAAATCATGTATAAACCGGCCCATTAA
- a CDS encoding TolC family protein yields MNFRIICTLATAMAVQQASAQPPVLTIADCQQMAVTQNKKIKAAQYQVDAANAAVQSANAGAYPSIDGSVMGIYLGKPIGGALNGMIPEYAGTASVSVTQPIYAGGKIQLGKAAAAKGVAIQQEQKALSTAEVLFNVNKAYWQVVQVKEKIILAQKYQEMLQGLQRELKNAYDAGLIYKNDLLRVEVNLNEASLQLHQAHDGLVMAKLALAQVTGMPGQTDFNVADSVSGDFPGLAAQDLATAAENRPEIRLLRQVLEVELLQRKLLKADFLPTFGVSASGLGTAGKKVNISNGKDLMASWYGLASISVPIFDWGKKAGKVKEQSMKIAARQQELDNTKELVDLEVQQAYLALNQSVKKIRTSRLSLEQAAENLKLANDRLKAGTITGKDVLEAQTIWQQAYSSTIDSKVEYRIQEAAYKKATGTLH; encoded by the coding sequence ATGAACTTCAGAATCATATGCACGCTGGCAACAGCCATGGCCGTACAACAGGCATCTGCGCAGCCGCCCGTTCTCACTATCGCCGACTGCCAGCAGATGGCGGTCACACAAAATAAAAAGATCAAAGCCGCACAGTACCAGGTGGACGCTGCCAATGCGGCCGTGCAGTCAGCTAACGCCGGCGCCTACCCTTCTATCGACGGCTCCGTGATGGGCATCTACCTCGGCAAACCAATAGGCGGCGCGCTCAACGGCATGATCCCCGAGTACGCGGGCACCGCCTCCGTGTCTGTCACCCAACCCATCTATGCCGGGGGGAAAATACAGCTGGGCAAAGCCGCTGCCGCCAAAGGCGTCGCCATACAACAGGAACAGAAAGCGCTTTCCACCGCCGAAGTATTGTTCAATGTCAATAAAGCCTACTGGCAGGTGGTGCAGGTAAAGGAAAAGATCATCCTTGCCCAAAAATACCAGGAGATGTTGCAGGGCTTACAGCGGGAGTTGAAAAACGCTTATGACGCGGGGCTTATCTATAAGAATGATTTGCTGCGTGTGGAAGTAAACCTCAACGAAGCCTCGCTGCAGCTCCACCAGGCACACGACGGACTGGTGATGGCCAAACTGGCACTGGCACAGGTGACAGGCATGCCCGGGCAGACCGATTTTAACGTAGCCGACTCCGTTAGTGGCGACTTCCCCGGGCTGGCGGCACAGGACCTGGCCACTGCCGCGGAAAACAGGCCCGAGATACGGCTGCTCCGCCAGGTGCTGGAAGTGGAGCTGCTACAGCGCAAGCTGCTGAAAGCCGATTTCCTGCCCACCTTCGGCGTGAGCGCTTCCGGGCTAGGTACCGCCGGTAAAAAAGTGAACATCAGCAACGGCAAAGACCTGATGGCTTCCTGGTATGGCCTCGCCAGTATCAGCGTTCCCATCTTCGACTGGGGTAAAAAAGCCGGCAAGGTAAAGGAACAGTCCATGAAGATCGCCGCCCGTCAGCAGGAGCTGGACAATACCAAAGAGCTGGTGGACCTGGAAGTACAGCAGGCTTACCTGGCGCTGAACCAGTCCGTGAAAAAAATCCGCACCTCGCGCCTGTCGCTCGAACAGGCCGCCGAAAATCTCAAGCTGGCCAACGACCGCCTCAAGGCAGGCACCATTACCGGCAAAGACGTGCTGGAAGCACAGACGATATGGCAACAGGCATACAGCAGCACTATTGACAGTAAGGTAGAATACAGGATACAGGAAGCGGCATACAAAAAAGCAACCGGCACTTTGCATTAA